A section of the Thermodesulfobacteriota bacterium genome encodes:
- a CDS encoding glycosyltransferase, whose protein sequence is MNVLYISYDGILDPVGQSQVIPYLSGLITKGASITLISFEKKDKLMSTYAATIQSDLITKGIKWIPLRYHKKPIVAATSFDIIQGLLVGLFITWRDGIKIIHARGYITGLIALLIKKLTKVSFIFDMRGFWADEKADAKAWFPEGTLYRLTKYMERIFICGSDEIVVLTKKARKTLEEKFKHNHASVIPCCVDMEHFKPCPSDNSNLNIPQGRFIVTYLGSVGTFYRFDEIVHFYSLLREEIPNAFFLAITNNDLPLISETLSDYSIESNNYLITSVVHPEVPTILKQSTISLIFYHRPLSGVGCCPIKFGESLSCGVPVVINSGIGDCDQIVQKERVGVVIDEYTEKSYARAIEALKELLREGNSLQERCRKVAQRYFSLEMGTEEYWKIYQRLQV, encoded by the coding sequence ATGAATGTCCTCTACATATCATACGATGGAATTCTTGATCCAGTAGGTCAATCACAGGTTATTCCATATTTGTCTGGATTGATAACAAAGGGAGCCTCAATAACCCTGATAAGTTTTGAAAAGAAGGATAAATTGATGTCAACATATGCTGCAACCATTCAAAGCGATCTTATAACTAAAGGTATAAAATGGATTCCACTCCGTTATCACAAGAAACCCATTGTTGCTGCAACATCTTTTGATATAATACAGGGACTGTTGGTAGGGCTATTTATCACCTGGCGTGATGGTATTAAAATCATCCATGCCAGGGGGTATATCACAGGTTTGATAGCCCTGCTTATAAAGAAATTAACTAAAGTTAGTTTCATTTTTGATATGAGAGGGTTCTGGGCAGATGAAAAGGCAGACGCAAAAGCATGGTTCCCGGAGGGTACGCTCTACAGATTAACCAAATACATGGAGAGGATTTTTATTTGTGGATCTGACGAGATCGTTGTTCTGACAAAGAAAGCAAGAAAGACCCTTGAGGAGAAATTCAAACATAATCATGCATCTGTAATCCCCTGCTGCGTGGACATGGAACACTTTAAACCATGTCCGAGTGATAATTCGAATTTGAATATACCACAGGGGCGTTTCATCGTTACTTATCTGGGCAGTGTAGGTACCTTTTACCGTTTCGACGAAATAGTTCATTTCTACAGTTTACTCAGAGAGGAGATACCCAATGCATTTTTCTTGGCTATAACCAACAATGATTTACCTCTTATCTCAGAGACTCTCTCAGATTATAGTATTGAATCAAATAACTACCTCATTACTTCAGTTGTTCACCCGGAAGTTCCAACTATACTGAAACAATCTACTATTTCTTTGATTTTCTATCATCGTCCTCTTTCCGGGGTCGGTTGCTGTCCCATTAAGTTTGGAGAGAGCCTCTCCTGTGGAGTTCCAGTGGTTATAAACTCTGGAATCGGTGATTGTGACCAAATTGTCCAGAAGGAACGAGTGGGGGTAGTGATAGATGAGTATACTGAAAAGTCCTACGCTCGGGCCATTGAAGCTCTGAAAGAGCTGCTCAGAGAGGGCAATTCCCTTCAGGAAAGATGTAGAAAAGTAGCCCAAAGGTACTTTTCCCTTGAGATGGGGACAGAAGAGTACTGGAAAATCTATCAGAGATTACAGGTGTAG
- a CDS encoding Gfo/Idh/MocA family oxidoreductase codes for MHLLFIGYSRIVQKRVLPALLKLSSVTSIDIASRTSALKISLPDKFKGEIFDNYDKALSKSKANLVYISIVNSAHAEWAEKALKRGFHVIVDKPSFTSIDDTKRLADFSQKYNLCLAEATVFAYHPQIQAVKNVFSSINSEPTKLTATFSFPPLNHDDFRYKRESGGGALWDLGPYAVATGRLFFNDEPKEFFCRVCTRSGNDDIDTSFSMLAIYSEGRAMIGHFGFNTEYSNHLNILGTDVSIDIDRVYTIPAEMENEIHIKQHNKNTSLKTPKADSFSLFLQKVIEGIQKGDSRKFVEDLLSDASVLHRLRLIAFKG; via the coding sequence ATGCATCTACTATTTATTGGATATTCCAGAATTGTTCAAAAACGAGTTTTACCTGCGTTACTGAAACTATCTTCCGTAACCTCTATAGATATCGCTTCACGCACATCTGCTTTAAAAATATCCTTGCCTGATAAATTTAAAGGTGAAATATTCGACAACTACGACAAGGCTCTGTCTAAAAGCAAGGCAAATTTAGTTTACATTTCAATAGTTAACAGTGCTCATGCAGAATGGGCGGAAAAAGCACTTAAGAGGGGATTTCACGTAATTGTTGATAAACCATCTTTCACCTCTATTGATGACACAAAAAGGTTAGCAGACTTCTCACAAAAATACAATCTATGTTTGGCAGAAGCAACCGTATTTGCATACCATCCTCAAATTCAAGCAGTTAAAAATGTCTTTTCCAGCATAAATAGTGAACCAACCAAGTTAACGGCAACCTTTTCTTTTCCACCCTTAAACCATGATGATTTCAGATATAAAAGGGAATCAGGAGGTGGTGCTCTTTGGGATCTTGGTCCCTACGCTGTCGCAACCGGAAGGTTGTTTTTTAATGATGAACCAAAAGAATTTTTTTGCCGGGTATGCACTCGAAGCGGAAACGATGATATAGACACGTCTTTTAGTATGCTCGCAATTTATTCAGAAGGTAGAGCCATGATAGGCCATTTTGGTTTCAATACAGAATACAGCAACCACCTTAATATCTTAGGGACTGATGTATCAATCGATATAGATCGCGTCTATACAATTCCAGCTGAAATGGAGAACGAAATCCACATAAAACAGCATAATAAAAACACTTCTCTTAAGACTCCCAAGGCTGATAGTTTTTCCCTTTTTTTACAAAAAGTAATAGAAGGCATTCAAAAAGGAGACTCTAGAAAGTTCGTTGAAGATTTACTGTCGGACGCATCAGTATTACACAGATTGCGTTTAATCGCTTTTAAAGGGTAA
- a CDS encoding glycosyltransferase family 4 protein, with the protein MNVLFIVPYPTEGPSNRYRVEQYLPYLKGKGIDYSLQPFISSDFFKILYKRGNLTKKCLYFFLASLRRCLDVIKGNEYDVVFVHIESFPFGPAILEWFFSKLNKPIIYDFEDAIYLPNFTTNNKFINYLKCPHKFYQILGLSSHIIVCNKYMRDLVYPYNNNVTVIPTSIDTEKFKLKDFSFHNKKPIVGWIGSHTTSYCLEPLTKVFISLAKKYDFYLKIIGAGKDFRIPGVNIINKEWTLEEEVDDFQKLDIGIYPLPDDERSKAKTPFKTIQYMSVGVPAVVSRVGGNIDIVQDGVNGFLASKEEEWFEKLSRLFENPELRVKIGNAGRKTVEERFSLNHNAPLFHRVITQLV; encoded by the coding sequence ATGAACGTATTATTCATTGTTCCTTATCCTACTGAAGGCCCCAGCAACAGATACAGAGTGGAGCAATATCTGCCTTACCTTAAGGGAAAAGGGATTGATTATTCTCTTCAACCATTTATTTCGTCCGATTTCTTTAAGATTCTTTACAAAAGAGGCAATCTAACAAAAAAATGTTTGTATTTTTTCTTGGCTTCGTTAAGAAGATGTTTGGATGTAATCAAAGGCAACGAATACGATGTAGTTTTTGTACATATAGAATCATTTCCATTTGGCCCGGCTATATTAGAGTGGTTTTTTTCAAAGCTAAACAAACCGATTATATACGATTTTGAGGATGCAATTTATTTACCAAATTTCACAACCAATAATAAATTCATAAACTATTTGAAATGTCCCCATAAATTTTACCAAATTCTGGGGTTAAGCAGTCATATAATTGTTTGTAATAAATATATGAGAGACCTTGTTTATCCCTATAATAATAATGTTACGGTTATTCCAACATCTATTGACACCGAGAAATTTAAATTAAAGGATTTCAGCTTTCACAATAAGAAACCTATTGTAGGCTGGATTGGGAGTCATACTACATCATATTGTCTTGAGCCACTTACAAAAGTCTTTATCTCGCTAGCTAAAAAGTATGATTTTTACTTGAAGATAATCGGTGCTGGAAAAGACTTCAGGATACCCGGGGTAAATATAATTAACAAAGAATGGACGTTAGAAGAGGAGGTTGATGACTTTCAGAAACTGGACATAGGGATATATCCACTCCCGGATGACGAGCGTTCAAAGGCAAAAACCCCTTTTAAGACAATTCAATATATGTCGGTTGGCGTACCTGCTGTTGTTTCGAGGGTTGGTGGAAATATAGACATTGTTCAAGATGGCGTGAATGGTTTTTTGGCATCAAAAGAGGAAGAATGGTTTGAAAAACTATCCAGACTTTTTGAAAACCCAGAATTACGGGTTAAGATTGGCAATGCCGGCAGAAAAACAGTTGAAGAAAGATTTTCCCTGAACCATAATGCCCCTCTCTTCCATCGAGTTATCACACAATTAGTTTAA
- a CDS encoding FAD-dependent oxidoreductase, with protein sequence MSENMNIVILGAGLTGLSAAYHGGGTIYEKEKEVGGTCRSPKIKGYTFDLGIHVLHTKNDYVLNLLIKNLNAPLLVQRRRAWIYSYNTLTRYPFQANTYGLPIKVVKDCLLGFIDVYNKDSINYDNYEDWIYATFGKGIAEHFLIPYSEKFWTIPPKEMTADWPDSRIPRPELEEVLEGALSDQKKGFGPNWTFRYPKKNGICTIPDAFYSINSEIFLNKEAIGVDIQKKEITFSDGFKKRYDKLISTTPLPELVKIIHDLPGEVVNASQGLRYNSIFCVNLGIKNPNLNDAHWIYYPQGDYSFFRISFPKNFLENSVPEGKSSITSEISYSQFKELDKGTIVDRVIKDLIKAKVLKRNDKIELIDTRDIKYGYIIYDHNRSKNSSIIKKFLMDNNIYTAGRYGSWEYYWMDDSILDGKRAIDHIKEQNRIKG encoded by the coding sequence TTGTCAGAAAATATGAATATAGTTATTTTAGGAGCTGGTTTGACAGGTTTAAGTGCTGCTTACCACGGTGGCGGTACAATATATGAAAAGGAGAAAGAGGTCGGCGGCACATGTAGGTCACCGAAGATCAAAGGTTATACCTTTGATCTTGGCATTCACGTCCTACATACAAAGAACGATTATGTTTTAAACCTTTTGATCAAGAATTTAAATGCGCCCCTACTTGTTCAGCGCAGGCGAGCCTGGATATATTCTTATAATACACTGACGAGATATCCCTTTCAGGCAAACACTTACGGGTTACCGATTAAAGTGGTTAAAGATTGTCTTCTCGGATTCATCGATGTGTACAACAAAGACAGTATTAATTATGACAATTACGAAGACTGGATATATGCAACTTTTGGTAAAGGGATTGCTGAGCACTTCTTGATACCTTATAGTGAAAAATTCTGGACTATTCCCCCAAAGGAGATGACAGCCGATTGGCCAGATTCAAGAATTCCCAGACCAGAGTTGGAAGAGGTTCTGGAAGGTGCATTAAGCGACCAGAAGAAAGGTTTCGGTCCAAATTGGACGTTCAGATATCCCAAAAAAAACGGGATATGCACTATTCCAGATGCATTTTACTCCATTAATTCAGAGATATTTTTAAATAAAGAGGCTATTGGAGTAGACATTCAGAAAAAGGAAATCACGTTTAGTGATGGCTTCAAAAAAAGGTACGACAAGTTAATCTCTACTACACCACTTCCAGAATTAGTGAAAATAATACATGATTTACCCGGGGAGGTAGTCAATGCCTCACAAGGCTTGAGATACAATTCAATTTTTTGCGTTAATTTGGGGATTAAGAATCCTAATTTAAATGATGCCCATTGGATTTATTATCCCCAGGGAGATTATTCTTTTTTTCGGATAAGTTTCCCAAAGAATTTCCTTGAAAACTCAGTCCCAGAAGGGAAAAGCTCGATTACGTCTGAAATTTCATATTCACAGTTTAAAGAACTTGATAAAGGTACAATAGTGGACAGGGTGATAAAAGACTTAATTAAAGCTAAGGTCCTAAAACGTAATGATAAAATAGAGTTAATAGATACTCGTGATATAAAGTATGGATACATCATATATGACCACAATCGGAGCAAGAATTCATCTATAATCAAGAAATTTTTGATGGATAACAATATCTATACAGCGGGTAGATATGGCAGCTGGGAATACTATTGGATGGACGATTCAATTTTAGACGGCAAGAGAGCCATAGATCATATAAAAGAGCAGAATAGAATTAAAGGTTAA
- the rfbD gene encoding dTDP-4-dehydrorhamnose reductase, whose product MILLTGSNGMVGSYFHEIKATFDEELVFTDIDTLDIGDYHAVKKQISENDYTHVIHLAAETDVDLCEKDPDYAFKINVLGTQNVALACHEKDIIMVYISTAGVFGADGKAGPFTEFDPPNPANVYGITKLKGEEVVEKFLRKYFIVRAGWMIGGKEKDKKFVAKIKKLMNTEKELKIVYDKIGSPTYAKELVTGIRELLKTDYYGLFHMTNKGTCSRYEIACEMAKILNTDIKITPVNSAHFPLPAPRAHSEAMRNMKLDLLGWNHMSHWKDALKEYLLSFDDK is encoded by the coding sequence ATGATTTTATTAACTGGCTCAAATGGTATGGTAGGCAGCTATTTTCATGAAATAAAAGCTACATTTGATGAAGAGTTAGTCTTTACAGATATTGATACACTGGATATCGGTGATTATCATGCGGTAAAAAAACAGATTTCCGAAAATGATTATACTCATGTAATACATCTGGCAGCAGAAACCGATGTGGATTTATGTGAAAAGGACCCTGATTACGCTTTCAAAATCAATGTATTGGGAACCCAGAATGTAGCCTTAGCTTGCCATGAAAAGGATATCATTATGGTATATATCAGCACTGCAGGGGTTTTTGGTGCCGATGGCAAGGCAGGCCCCTTTACTGAATTTGACCCGCCAAACCCAGCTAATGTTTATGGCATAACAAAATTGAAGGGTGAAGAGGTAGTGGAAAAATTTTTGCGAAAATACTTTATCGTTCGTGCTGGCTGGATGATAGGGGGAAAAGAAAAGGATAAAAAGTTCGTAGCCAAAATTAAAAAATTGATGAACACAGAAAAAGAACTAAAAATCGTTTATGATAAAATTGGAAGTCCAACCTATGCGAAAGAACTGGTTACAGGAATCAGGGAGCTGCTAAAAACAGATTATTATGGGTTATTTCATATGACCAATAAAGGTACTTGCAGCAGGTATGAGATAGCCTGTGAAATGGCAAAAATTCTAAATACTGACATAAAAATAACCCCCGTTAATTCTGCCCACTTTCCATTACCTGCCCCAAGAGCTCACTCTGAAGCCATGCGGAACATGAAATTAGACCTCTTAGGATGGAACCACATGAGCCATTGGAAGGATGCTTTAAAAGAATATCTTCTCAGTTTTGACGATAAGTAA
- a CDS encoding DegT/DnrJ/EryC1/StrS family aminotransferase yields the protein MTIKVWDYLKEYEKEKEEIHAAIEKVLKSGYLILGESVRKFEEKFARYCGVKFGVGVNSGTDALFLGLKALGIGPGDEVITVANTAVPTVSAIVSTGAAPRFVDIDPGTYLMDTSLLENAITEKTKCILPVHLYGQCVNMDDLRRVANRHELRVVEDCAQSHGAAFNGEKAGSMSDLAAFSFYPTKVLGGYGDGGMVITDDESLYVKLKRLRFYGMEKTYYSVEHGHNSRLDELHAEILLRKLAHLDDYISRRIILARQYDNLLPASLSLPKTMQGNKHVYYLYVCRHTRRDKIISELQTRDILVNISYQWPIHTMTGYQFLGYKEGDLPHTETASREIFSLPMYPSLTDNEQQTVITALQEILNNL from the coding sequence ATGACAATAAAGGTTTGGGATTATCTAAAAGAATATGAAAAAGAAAAAGAAGAAATTCATGCTGCAATTGAAAAGGTATTAAAATCAGGGTACTTAATTCTTGGAGAGAGTGTAAGGAAATTTGAAGAAAAATTCGCAAGGTACTGCGGAGTTAAATTTGGAGTAGGTGTCAATAGTGGCACAGACGCCCTCTTCCTAGGGCTTAAAGCATTGGGAATAGGTCCAGGAGATGAGGTAATCACGGTAGCAAATACAGCAGTCCCGACTGTTTCTGCCATTGTCTCTACTGGCGCAGCACCCCGTTTTGTTGATATAGACCCAGGAACATATCTCATGGATACTTCATTACTTGAAAATGCAATTACAGAAAAAACAAAATGTATATTACCTGTTCATCTCTATGGTCAATGTGTTAACATGGACGATTTAAGGAGGGTAGCCAATAGGCACGAATTGAGAGTTGTAGAGGACTGTGCCCAGAGTCACGGAGCAGCTTTTAATGGGGAAAAGGCAGGTTCAATGTCTGACCTCGCAGCTTTCTCATTTTATCCCACCAAGGTTTTAGGGGGATACGGAGATGGGGGAATGGTAATAACAGATGATGAAAGCCTTTACGTAAAGCTGAAGAGGCTGCGTTTTTATGGTATGGAAAAGACTTATTATTCGGTAGAGCATGGTCATAATTCAAGACTTGACGAACTTCATGCTGAGATTCTTCTGCGTAAACTGGCTCATCTTGATGATTACATTAGCCGGAGGATAATTCTTGCCCGACAATATGATAATCTTTTGCCAGCCAGTCTCTCTTTACCAAAAACGATGCAGGGAAATAAACACGTTTATTATTTATACGTATGCCGTCATACGAGAAGAGATAAAATTATATCTGAACTGCAAACAAGGGATATTCTCGTCAATATAAGTTACCAATGGCCTATTCACACCATGACAGGTTATCAATTTTTAGGCTACAAAGAGGGGGATTTACCCCATACAGAAACAGCCTCCAGAGAAATTTTTTCTCTACCAATGTATCCTTCTTTAACTGATAATGAACAACAAACTGTTATTACTGCCCTCCAGGAAATATTAAATAACTTATGA
- a CDS encoding class I SAM-dependent methyltransferase yields MNPEEYKTIAQLENSHWWYKSLHRLVIDTLKRIHPYDNTPIILLDAGSGTGGLLNALQKIYPLWTLIGADLSPLALIHCQHRENTHFLQASVEHIPLDNESVDILISLDVLYHMNVNDDEKSLKEMYRVTKKGGLLILNLPAFEFLRGHHDRVIWTRERYTRIKLCKKIQISGFEIVKCSYRHMILFPIISIKRLTDRLRKHESTQSDLKSLPFWLNGFLNFISQFENRIINYFDLPVGSSLFCLARKP; encoded by the coding sequence ATGAATCCGGAAGAATATAAAACTATCGCTCAACTTGAAAATTCTCATTGGTGGTATAAATCTCTACACAGATTGGTTATCGATACACTGAAACGTATTCATCCTTATGATAACACGCCAATAATTCTTTTAGACGCGGGATCCGGTACAGGTGGGCTACTCAATGCTCTGCAAAAGATATACCCTCTTTGGACCCTTATTGGTGCAGATTTATCTCCTTTAGCTTTAATTCATTGCCAACACAGAGAAAATACTCACTTTTTACAAGCCTCAGTAGAACATATACCTCTGGATAATGAGTCGGTAGATATACTTATTTCTCTGGATGTTCTCTATCACATGAATGTGAATGACGACGAAAAATCACTAAAAGAAATGTACAGGGTTACTAAGAAAGGAGGTCTCTTGATTTTAAATTTGCCGGCTTTTGAATTCCTGAGAGGTCACCACGATAGGGTAATCTGGACAAGAGAGCGTTATACCAGGATTAAGCTGTGCAAAAAAATACAAATATCCGGTTTTGAAATAGTAAAATGTAGCTATCGTCATATGATTTTATTCCCAATCATCTCCATAAAAAGGTTGACTGATCGGTTGAGAAAACATGAGTCTACTCAGTCCGATTTGAAATCTCTACCTTTCTGGCTGAATGGTTTTTTAAATTTCATTTCTCAATTTGAAAACAGAATTATCAACTATTTTGATCTTCCGGTGGGAAGTTCCCTATTCTGTTTAGCCAGGAAACCATGA
- the asnB gene encoding asparagine synthase (glutamine-hydrolyzing), producing the protein MCGIVGIYNPNSGVDLHSLKDMTNTLSHRGPDEEGYFVDLESGIAFGHRRLSIIDVKTGQQPLCNEDQSVWVILNGEIYNFLELRKELETMGHHFESSSDTEVVVHAYESFGSHCVKHFRGMFAFALWDKNEKKLFMARDRVGKKPLVYTRLSNGTLLFASEIQSLLKHRGLGREIDTEAINYFLSYTYIPAPLTIFKGIFKVPPGHSLTYDGDTIQVQPYWQLHYYPKLQISEEDAIETLMELLRESVKIRLISEVPLGAFLSGGIDSSTVVALMSEFTNGPVKTFSIGFEEQDFDELRYARRVSRLYGTDHHEFIVKPKALDILPTLIRHYGEPYADSSAIPTYYLSKITREHITVALNGDGGDELFAGYDRYFGFKLSSYLDNLPDFFKKMLAYPIEILSPDSINPKSKLRRIKRFFQGISLSPIERYFRWISVFRERDKTGLYSEEFKNTLGKVSSIDLLAPFFNNHDYLDPVDTLLNTDTHTYLPYDLLVKVDITSMANSLEARSPFLDHVLMEFVARLPSNFKLHGRQSKYLLKKAFNSQLPSENLHRTKMGFGVPIAKWFREDLKDFLSENLLSNTCLKRGYFKPERVRELVHSHIGGKEDYSYHLWTLLMLELWHREFIDRDSF; encoded by the coding sequence ATGTGCGGAATAGTAGGCATCTACAATCCTAATAGCGGTGTTGACTTACACTCTTTAAAAGATATGACGAACACTCTTTCTCATCGGGGACCGGATGAGGAAGGGTATTTTGTTGATTTAGAATCAGGTATTGCCTTTGGTCATCGCAGACTTTCCATTATTGATGTCAAAACCGGTCAGCAGCCCCTATGCAATGAAGACCAGTCTGTCTGGGTAATACTGAATGGAGAAATCTATAATTTCCTGGAACTTCGTAAAGAATTAGAGACCATGGGACATCACTTCGAAAGCAGTAGTGACACTGAGGTTGTTGTCCATGCCTATGAGAGTTTTGGTTCACACTGTGTTAAGCATTTCAGGGGAATGTTTGCCTTTGCTTTATGGGATAAAAATGAAAAGAAACTCTTTATGGCTAGAGACAGAGTAGGTAAAAAGCCTTTGGTATACACACGTCTTTCCAATGGAACCCTCCTTTTCGCATCTGAAATCCAGTCCCTTTTAAAACACAGAGGACTCGGTAGAGAAATAGATACTGAGGCAATAAATTATTTTCTCAGCTACACATATATCCCCGCTCCCCTGACAATATTTAAAGGTATTTTTAAGGTTCCTCCGGGACACTCTCTGACTTACGATGGAGATACTATTCAGGTTCAGCCATACTGGCAATTACATTACTATCCAAAGCTACAGATATCAGAAGAAGACGCTATTGAGACGCTCATGGAGTTATTAAGAGAATCGGTTAAGATTCGTTTAATAAGTGAGGTACCATTGGGGGCATTTTTAAGCGGAGGCATAGATTCAAGTACTGTGGTAGCCCTAATGAGTGAATTTACAAATGGCCCTGTAAAAACCTTTTCTATCGGTTTTGAAGAGCAGGATTTCGATGAGCTAAGATATGCAAGAAGGGTTTCAAGACTGTATGGAACCGACCATCATGAATTTATTGTAAAACCTAAAGCCCTGGATATCCTTCCTACTCTGATCAGGCACTATGGAGAACCATATGCGGATTCTTCAGCTATCCCGACTTACTATCTTTCAAAGATTACACGAGAACACATCACTGTAGCCCTTAATGGTGATGGAGGCGATGAACTTTTTGCCGGCTATGATAGATACTTTGGGTTTAAATTATCATCATATCTGGACAACCTGCCTGACTTCTTCAAGAAGATGCTGGCATATCCAATAGAGATACTTTCCCCAGATTCGATTAACCCAAAAAGTAAACTCAGAAGGATTAAAAGGTTTTTTCAAGGGATATCTTTATCTCCAATTGAGCGGTATTTTCGGTGGATAAGTGTCTTTAGAGAGAGGGACAAGACGGGTTTATATTCTGAAGAGTTTAAGAATACACTGGGAAAAGTTTCTTCCATCGATCTACTTGCACCGTTTTTTAACAATCATGATTATCTCGACCCAGTTGATACCCTTCTCAATACTGATACCCATACCTATTTACCTTATGACCTTCTGGTTAAAGTAGATATAACCAGTATGGCAAACTCACTGGAGGCGCGATCCCCTTTCCTGGATCATGTCCTCATGGAATTTGTAGCCCGACTTCCTTCCAATTTCAAACTGCATGGACGGCAATCCAAGTATCTTCTAAAAAAGGCTTTCAACAGTCAACTTCCTTCTGAAAACCTGCACCGGACGAAAATGGGCTTTGGCGTACCAATTGCCAAGTGGTTCAGGGAAGATCTGAAGGATTTTTTGTCTGAAAACCTCCTGTCGAATACTTGCCTGAAGAGAGGTTACTTTAAGCCTGAAAGGGTCAGGGAGTTGGTTCATTCTCACATCGGTGGGAAAGAAGATTACAGCTATCATCTGTGGACATTGCTTATGCTGGAACTCTGGCATAGAGAGTTTATTGACAGAGACAGTTTCTGA